The following proteins are co-located in the Eriocheir sinensis breed Jianghai 21 unplaced genomic scaffold, ASM2467909v1 Scaffold763, whole genome shotgun sequence genome:
- the LOC126994265 gene encoding uncharacterized protein LOC126994265: protein MPLGSLTVDPCPIRTSLSPVVWSSESPLYRTTVTPRKSRSTAGMWPPLATAPSVPWWAILTELLLLLLLTRLPWKESPQLSAEQLGASALPATSGRRLSLHHTVCMSARHYIGLHYNLFNLYNLYGLSETSATNA from the exons ATGCCACTGGGATCACTAACTGTTGACCCG TGCCCCATCAGGACGTCATTGTCTCCAGTCGTGTGGTCCAGTGAGTCACCGCTCTACCGCACAACAGTGACCCCAAGGAAGTCCCG GTCCACAGCAGGGATGTGGCCACCCCTGGCCACAGCCCCAAGTGTTCCCTGGTGGGCCATACTcactgagctcctcctcctcctcctcctcacccggctgccgtggaag GAGTCACCACAGCTGTCAGCAGAACAACTTGGAGCGTCCGCCCTTCCTGCCACCAGTGGTCGGAGACTCTCTCTTCACCACACGGTCTGCATGTCAGCAAGGCACTACATCGGGCTCCACTACAACCTCTTCAACCTCTACAACCTCTACGGACTGTCAGAGACGAGTGCCACCAATGCATAA